Proteins encoded in a region of the uncultured Erythrobacter sp. genome:
- a CDS encoding ShlB/FhaC/HecB family hemolysin secretion/activation protein, translated as MTSVATNPRVYISVCASSLAVAMALAGGTQAAAQSTGQTSQELELPDTEERPSDRANVRIERDAGLRANCPFDESDLTTTLNAVEFVDVGGGVLAPELAQSLARVETPAGERPLSVICDIRDAANTALRQDGWIATVQVPQQELAGALRLDVVSANISEIRISGDPGPYRDALTRAIEPLRELDPLNEREAERILLNANDIPGLEVRLALAPSGEAPGEVIGNLSVDFERYAAFFNVRNYNAQSIGRETGFARFEAYGLTGLSDITYVAGQTTADFDEQWIVQGGHEFGIGPDNIRVGVDVVFASARPTIQNLDLETDTLVANLSVAYPLLRTPSTAADITLGFDYIEQETKVTPVTLSKDSIRTVFLRAQVDGQKRRLDRSTSFLYSAFAEARQGLDVFSATSLNGFGAAVTDGITASRPFGNADAFVLRGGVDATWFPGSIFDLRGRFEAQWTDEPLLNFDEYAIGNLSIGRGYDPGANSGDRALGGSAEVGATVLDQARHRLQLFGFFDIVQVENLDRGTPDPKRTLKSAGAGLRYSFGSGINVEVTYASPLDRALFSDTERPPDRVLFSLTTKFPALFR; from the coding sequence AACCAGTCAGGAGCTGGAGCTGCCCGATACCGAGGAGCGCCCGAGTGATCGGGCGAATGTCCGGATTGAGCGTGATGCTGGACTGCGGGCCAATTGCCCATTCGATGAGAGCGATCTGACCACAACGCTCAACGCGGTTGAGTTTGTGGATGTTGGCGGCGGGGTGCTCGCTCCTGAGCTCGCGCAATCGCTGGCACGAGTTGAAACACCGGCAGGCGAACGCCCGCTTTCCGTAATCTGTGACATTCGCGATGCGGCAAATACGGCGCTGCGACAGGATGGCTGGATCGCCACGGTTCAGGTGCCCCAACAAGAGCTGGCAGGTGCTCTGCGCCTCGACGTGGTTTCGGCCAATATTTCGGAAATTCGGATTTCAGGTGACCCTGGTCCCTATCGCGATGCACTGACTAGAGCGATTGAGCCCCTGCGTGAGCTTGACCCGCTGAACGAGCGCGAAGCCGAACGAATTCTGCTCAACGCCAACGATATTCCCGGCCTTGAAGTCAGGCTGGCGCTCGCGCCATCGGGCGAAGCACCGGGCGAGGTTATCGGCAATCTCTCGGTCGATTTTGAGCGTTACGCCGCGTTCTTTAACGTCCGCAACTACAACGCTCAAAGCATTGGGCGCGAGACAGGGTTCGCCCGGTTTGAGGCATATGGCCTTACAGGCCTGTCCGACATCACCTATGTCGCTGGCCAGACAACCGCCGACTTCGATGAACAATGGATTGTTCAAGGCGGCCACGAATTCGGCATCGGGCCAGACAATATCCGCGTCGGTGTCGATGTTGTGTTCGCATCCGCGCGCCCGACGATTCAGAATCTTGACCTTGAAACCGATACTTTGGTGGCGAACCTTTCAGTCGCCTATCCACTGCTCCGGACGCCTTCGACCGCAGCGGATATCACGCTCGGCTTCGACTATATCGAGCAAGAGACCAAGGTTACTCCGGTCACGCTCAGCAAGGATTCGATCCGCACAGTATTTCTGCGTGCGCAGGTGGACGGACAGAAGCGCAGGCTCGATCGGTCGACGTCATTTCTTTACAGTGCATTTGCCGAGGCGCGGCAGGGCCTCGATGTATTCAGCGCGACGTCACTGAATGGTTTCGGCGCCGCTGTGACGGACGGCATTACGGCTTCTCGGCCCTTTGGCAATGCCGATGCGTTTGTGCTGCGCGGCGGTGTGGACGCGACCTGGTTCCCAGGTTCGATTTTCGATCTGCGCGGCCGTTTCGAAGCGCAATGGACTGATGAGCCGCTGCTCAACTTTGATGAATACGCGATCGGTAACCTCAGTATTGGTCGCGGCTACGATCCCGGTGCAAACAGCGGCGACCGTGCATTGGGCGGATCGGCAGAGGTCGGTGCCACGGTACTCGATCAGGCTCGCCACCGTCTGCAATTGTTCGGCTTTTTCGACATAGTTCAGGTTGAGAACCTCGATCGCGGTACGCCCGATCCGAAGCGCACGCTCAAGTCCGCAGGTGCTGGCCTGCGGTATTCGTTCGGGTCCGGCATCAACGTCGAGGTGACATATGCATCGCCGCTCGATCGGGCGTTGTTCTCCGACACGGAGAGGCCACCTGACCGGGTGCTGTTCTCTCTTACCACCAAATTCCCAGCATTGTTCCGTTGA